One Clupea harengus chromosome 3, Ch_v2.0.2, whole genome shotgun sequence DNA window includes the following coding sequences:
- the LOC116219602 gene encoding 1-phosphatidylinositol 4,5-bisphosphate phosphodiesterase gamma-2-like encodes MDSSNYDPYPLWLFGCHMVSLNFQTADKYTQLNSALFSLNGHTGYVLQPKMMREENYDPQHKTEVKFTITVRVIAARHLPKLGHSIVSPFVEIELCGQTDESNFKTTVCREWSRVVELLCCHFIDF; translated from the exons ATGGACTCCTCCAACTATGACCCCTACCCGCTGTGGCTATTCGGCTGCCACATGGTGTCGCTCAACTTCCAGACAGCAG ATAAGTACACGCAGCTGAACAGCGCCCTCTTCAGTTTGAATGGGCACACTGGCTATGTACTGCAGCCTAAAATGATGAGGGAGGAGAACTACGACCCCCAGCACAAAACCGAAGTGAAGTTCACTATCACAGTGCGG GTGATTGCTGCCAGACACCTGCCCAAGCTAGGGCACAGCATCGTCAGCCCCTTCGTGGAGATCGAGCTGTGCGGCCAGACGGACGAGAGCAACTTCAAGACTACTGTCTGCCGTGAGTGGAGTCGGGTTGTGGAGCTGCTTTGCTGTCATTTCATTGACTTCTGA
- the LOC116219662 gene encoding 1-phosphatidylinositol 4,5-bisphosphate phosphodiesterase gamma-2-like: MMVMTGVLPQPQSTVKALYDYRATRADELTFCKGALIHNVIKAPRGWWKGDYAGKVQLFFPANYVEEVTSNTKPEFRDQAMEDNPLGDLCMGLVDLSRCNVLRSSKNGMSNVLSVSLNDEQEGSQQYDFATETVEELFEWYQVAWHITQHKIINKNDEHKKLSMDGTLGRKDTRKVCTSLKIHQLKTCTRRDRPSIQQKKEIKTKDDAVAIEMSDLVIYCQSRSKDKDSFVTYTFTEIRSFPGEQDSC; encoded by the exons atgATGGTGATGACTGGTGTCCTTCCTCAGCCCCAGAGCACAGTGAAAGCGCTGTATGATTACAGAGCCACCAGGGCTGATGAGCTCACCTTCTGCAAAGGAGCTCTGATCCATAATGTGATTAAAGCTCCCCGAGGATG GTGGAAAGGAGATTACGCGGGAAAGGTCCAGCTGTTCTTCCCTGCCAACTATGTGGAGGAGGTGACAAGTAATACCAAGCCTGAATTCCGAGACCAA GCGATGGAGGATAACCCGCTGGGTGACTTGTGCATGGGGCTGGTGGACCTCTCCAGGTGCAATGTCT TGAGGTCCTCTAAGAACGGTATGAGCAATGTATTGAGCGTGTCACTGAATGATGAGCAGGAGGGCAGTCAGCAGTACGACTTTGCCACTGAGACTGTGGAGGAGCTGTTTGAATGGTATCAGGTGGCATGGCATATCACTCAGCACAAGATCATCAACAAAAATGATGAG cACAAGAAGCTAAGCATGGATGGCACCCTGGGCAGGAAGGACACGCGTAAAGTTTGTACCTCACTGAAAATACATCAACTGAAAACTTGTACCAGACGGGACCGTCCAAGT ATCCAGCAGAAGAAAGAGATCAAGACCAAAGACGACGCAGTGGCCATCGAGATGTCTGACCTAGTGATCTACTGTCAGTCACGCAGCAAAGACAAGGACAGCTTTG TGACGTACACATTTACGGAGATCCGCTCGTTTCCCGGAGAACAAGACTCCTGCTAA